The region CTCAGAAGGACCACTAGGCAGTCTGCGAAAATATTTCAACCCGGTGTGAACGTAttctggaagtggttgttcaccttgcacgacgggtttatacactacctcctcatcactagagtcagcaccagaatcatcacttaaaatCTCATCAGACGAGGATGACGACAATTCTGGATCATCAAGGTCTCTTCGTACAACATGAACATCATCATGCTCTTCTACATTCTCTTGAGTATTCAATCCAACATCAGCAGCATCTGCAACATCTGTTTGCTCATTCATACCGCAATCCATGCTCAAAGGTTCAAACCTCGTAGATGATCCAACACCATGATCAACAATTGGTGGGATGAAGGCATTTCCAACAtacgaatactcaacaaataattcaatatgccgagtagaatttagagccGCATTGAACATATAAAACACACTTTGATCACTGTCAACCGCAGTACATACATAACTCGTACCGGTACCCAAGAAACAATGCCTCCAAGATATTTCGatgaagtgttggtttgaatctattcttatcttaacacatatcattgcaactaattcagataatgagacacatgaatccaatacgatggaagctctcgcacgaggaggatcataacaaatacccacttgaggaagttgatatattctaccaccccaatataaactcacgtatacttgcatgatttctgcaaaaatatatatacaaaccaacaacaattaaagacaatttttttcattaaaccctaatatagtaagtatacaaaagatttatcaaaaccctaataatatgcaaataaacaacaaatacgaGAACAATGTTGAAAaattgaaggaaacttaccggAAATATGAAGGGAATCGCTAAGAAATCGCCAAGGAAATCGCACGGGttgtcttcctctctttctctcgcgtATTCTGCCTATTCTGCCGTGGGAACTGATTTAAGCAAGTTAGaaacgcatgaggctcatgcgtctctacctaagacgcatgacgttcatgcgtcgtctattatattttaaaaaacaacagacgcatgagggagatgtgTCTATATCtaagacgcatgtccctcatgcgtcgttaaaaaaaacgaaaaaaaatagagacgcatgaccctcatgcgtctctatgaaagacgcatgacgatcatgcgtctcattaaaaagagacgcatgagggtcatgcgtctcccccaaatccggaacaaaaaaaacgctagaacaaacgaggaatctaagttctatattagaacaaaaatagaaaaaacccctCTCTCCAGATACACAGAGGAGTATATATATAGCATCTGCTTTATTTTGCCTGTTTATATTTCGAAGTATAAAAGGTTAAGTTAGTTGAATTTAGTTACCTACGCAGTAAGAATGTTTACTATTTCATTCTAGTGCaatgagaatttgattttaCTATTCCAAACAGGCGccgtagaaaataaaataaaataaaataaaataaaataaaataaaataaaataaatttaatgttTAGGAGTAATTGTCACATAGCGAATATTTCAACATATACAGTACTACGTATATTAACTTCCGGGCAAATCGCTTGAAAAGTATTAGTACTAGTTTTGGTCAAATTCAGGTTATCGAAACTATAAAGTTTACATTTATTCCTAATTATTCCGCGATGAAAAAATGTGACGGCTTACTTagattttttatgaataaatcaCAATTTAACTCACTAGTAGTGATATTGATAAATGATTTTCCAATTGTTATATGAGAcacaatttcataaaaaaaattagttacaAAATGACTGTCAACAAATCCAAactctattatttttattatctagCCCTCCTCTCTTGCACTGCTTCTTCTTCCCCCATCATCGTTGCCGTCTCTTCCCCCTCTTACACGCCGCAAttgtccccccccccccccaactgCTGCTGTCAAATCCTCCTCCTACACTGCTGCCGCTTTCATTAGCACCCTCCTTTttaatccgtcccacaagaatatgcattttcaatttttaaaactcTTCTTTCTAGTGGGATGgaaccattctccactaataatattttaattactttctctctacttctctcttactttaccaattttgcattaaaacatgtaccgaacccaaagtgcatattcttttgagacgaagggagtaataaaataaaaaaaatagaaccattacacaattaaaaaacCAAATAAAAATAGGAGTATTGTTTTTCTCTAACAAATACGGTGCTTCAATTATACTCTGCTTTAAAACTGGATAAATTTTGATTCAGTTTATCGTACAATTtaacaattttattatttttatctgaTAAGCATAAAAGCAAATATGCAATCGACAAGAATGACCATGCGCATTAAATACAACCTGACTTTACAAAATGGAATACAGTTTTTTCAAGGATGTGCAAATATTATGCCTAACATAATCTATTCAAATGACTTTGAATTTAATGGCAGCAGTTGACATTTTCTTCTTAACATTTCAACCTTAATAAATAATGCTGAGTCAACGAGATTCGAGAATCAAAAGATAAATTCACAAGATGTGTACACAGGCATATGGTGTCGTATATATAAAACACGATACTGAATTTCTCCTTAAAACACTTTTGTTTTGCTCCAACAATATGATTCATCCATGAATATATTTTCACGAGAATTTCTATTAGTTGATCGCACGTCGTATATGCAAATGGAGGAAGGATATTTTTTCCAATAACCTACGTTTTTACTTATCAGAATGTATAAAGTTAATATTTAAGTTACATGATCATTGCATTCACATGTCAAAAATGAAGATGATAACATACTTAAACCGTAAAAAATCAGACAAAATGGTTCAAAAAATGATTATATCGAGCAACCATTCAAGTACAAGATGCATTGCAGAAAGCATATCCAGTAAAATCAGAGATCACAGATGAGTTTGATACTTAATCCACTCTGTCTATTAAAGAAAGAAGTTTCAAGCCCATCCAAAGAAAAAAGACCAAATAAGAATGCAACTCAAAGAATGCTCATGTCATAAAACTTGAGTAATATGGATGTAAGATATGCAACAAAGACAGTATTACAAAGTGAATGTTGGATGTGATCTACTTGGTATGCACACGTGCATCAAAAACAACAAATATATGTACTGATGCACTTAAGATCTCCGTGAAAGAGATTAGAAATGCAGTTGTTGGAAAAAATGACAGAATTAGCAGGCTTTTTTTTAACTGTACCAGCCACTAACTTACTTCATGAGATGTATTGTATAATTACAAGCGTTGGTATAGCAAGCAAAAAAGGGCTTACAGATTAGTTGTGCACCCTTGAATGCTTTTTGTCAGGCAATTTTCTAGTATAAAGTCCCGAGAAGGTTTCCAACAACTTCCCACCAATTCAATCTATCCTGATAGATAGCAACCTCTCAGTTGGAGCATATTAAAGCCCATACTCCTCGCAAATGTATAACCTGAAAAATCTGGTAGACAAGTAACTAGCTTTAAACTGGTTGTTTAAGATTAAGACATGAACAGTTGTGAAGAGTTTCTGTGTATGCATGCTCAACATACttgtatttttttaactaaatgggatgtgaaaatgttcaAAACTTATGGCAGGCCAAATATGAAGAGAACTAAAACTGCCATTTAACTGCACACCAATTAGCCGTTTGGCTTTCAAGAAAGGGACAAGATATTTCGGAAACAGAAACGAGATCAAAATCCATTTATTTGTAAGGACATTGGACAGTAATATTCAATTTCCAGGATTCATATAAATACTCTTCGGATTTGCAAGTACAGTACACACGAGCCAGCTAACAAGATCAATATGTATGCTTAGTTCATCAAATCCACTTATTTTGCCTGTAACTTAAGTAAATCTTCTTCTATGATACCATAAATTTTCAGCTGATGATGTGGCTAAAAACTATAGTGCTTACTCCAGCAACAATAGTTCTCTATCCTTTGCCCATTCGAGAATTTTCCAGGATGATGCATGCATCTTTCTGTGCTGTTGGATTTCAATCAATTTAAACATACTTCCATTTGCCAGACTTCAAACGACACGATAGTCTGCATGGGTACTGTATTAATTTTGGTATCATGTGCTGAAATAAAAGCTAGTTTATGCAATTCAgcatcctctctctctctctctctctctctctctctctctctctctctctctctctctccacagTAGCAGTTCAACAAGAGATCTTTTCTTAACCAAATACTCCAGTAATTAGTTATATTAGATAAGTAGTCCCAGCAAATAAATTATTCTTACATACTAGTGTAAAGATGATGTTGTCCCATTTAATAGATAACATGAGCTAAGAAAATGTACAAAAGCTTACCACAAAATTTGAGTCGGAATACGTCTATGCTGGCCTCCAGTTGACGGAAGACATGTTCGGTCTAGGCAGCATCATGGGAACACCATGaactaaaaaaatcaaattatactAACATAACATACAGAATCATTGTAACCACAAGTAAAAGTGATAACAAATAAAAGTAATGTTGTATGCAGAAAAAAGATCACCTGGCATTTGACCAGACGAAGGTAGACTATTTGGGGCAGAGTGCTGATAATTTATGGTACTAGAAGGAGGCCTTTCATGGTAACCTTCAAGACATGACACCTTATTAATGTTTATAGAACGTGTTCTCACCACCACTAAGTTCTTGTGCTACATAGCATCAGAACCAAGGATCCAACCCTTTTCTTATTGAATGGGTAAGCATTGTGATGCCCTCATGCATGACGTATATATGCATTTTCCACaaaattttattcattcatttatttattaatgttattattatcattatcatcatcatttatttatttattgtggggggggggggattgTGATCTGTGGCATGCAACAGGAACAAGCAAGTGCTTCTGAAATCCATATCGAGACAGTTCACTACAAAAACCCCCATGGTGTGTGTACACACCAACCGGTGGTCAGGAAATTCAGGGAAGGGGACTACGATATTGGGAGGGAAGGAGCATTCCTAAAACATTCTATATATTTACAGTATCAAACACCTACCCAGCGCAGTTGACCAATGACCACACACAACGCATATCATGCACCTGGTTCTCACTTGGGATTCGAATTAGCCACCAGCAACAGACAGCATGTATATTTTAACAGCAATGcttgaataataaaatactgGCTGAACTGGTTTAAAAGCCGAGACTAGTACTTTATTTTATACAGAAACCATCTACGTTATGTTTCACTAAGCAAGTTATACAAGAAGCATCAGTGAAGACATAAtaattatactccataaaatacTTCAAAATACGCATAAGAGCACATAAAGAAATCCTAACTAAAAACAGTTGATTTGGCATTAGAAACAACAATAGTAATAAATCGCACCTTCTTGGGAATAAGATGGACCTGAACATGACCTTCCTCCTGGCATCCACCCACCACGAGGATGATCCACAATGAAGTCATTTCCTTGCTTCCGCCATTGCTCATCAGCTATATATCTCCTTGGATTATCGGCAAAGTTTGGTAATGAATAAGAGGGGTACTGAGGTTGTTGAGCTGAGTTTGGATAGGGGAAATGGTTAGGTGGTCGTTGAGATGGGAGTTCAGGATGCACAGGCCTTTGTGCGAAAGGCACACTACCAGGCAGATACTGCTGCCTATGCTGTGAATCTTGGGGATTCATATAAGTATCATCCTCTCCATATTCCACATGCCTAGACGAATTATAGCCAACATGTTCTCGTGCATTGCTGATCCCAGAAGGAGGAAAACAAGATGATTGTTGTGGTGGTACTTCCCCTCTAACAGATGCATCCATAtgagacccatgaatagtaGAAACCACATTGGTCTGTTGATTTCCCTAAAATCCACAAGTTGATCCTTCATATTCAAAATGAAAACAATGGTCTACAGACAAACTCACATACATTTGGACTAGTAAAGCTAGAAGACTTACAGTGGGTGTGGCACTAACTTCACGTGGTAAAGGATGAGGTCGATAAGATGATCGTGGAGAAAGTGGCAGTGATTGAAGTGGAGTCTTGTTGTGGGAAACCAGTGAAGGCTGAGATGGAAATAATTGCTGGGAAATTAGTGGCACAGGACCCAGAAGGGGCGGAGGACCAAAAGGTGGAGGATGAGGTCCAAGAGGTGGTGGAGGATGAAGATGTGGGGGAGGTCCAACTGGTGGAGAAGGACCGGCAGGTCTCAGTGGAGGGCCAGTAGGAGAAGGATCAGCAGGTCTTAGTGGAGGTCCAACAGGCGGAGTTGGACCCGCTTGTGGTGCAGGACCAACAGGTGGCTGAGGTGGTTCAACAGGTGGTTGTGGGAAAGGATGTTGGACTATGGTGGGTGGTGGAGGTGGGGGAGAATATGGAAGTtcaggtggaggtggaggtggaggtggtgaAGATGGCAATGGTGGAGTCATAGGTGGAGATCCAGGTGGTAATGGAGGAGACCCATCTGGAGAAGGAAGCCACTCGGAGGAGGTGTTTGAAGAAGATTCACGGCCACTATCTGGTTTGAGATCCAATGAAGCGAGCTCAATAGTGTCATTAGTCATCGTCGGTCTCTCATCCTTTTGGTGTCCAGAAACATCTTCCATTTCAAGCTCACCGTCAACTTCCTCCAATATGCAATGGCGCCTATCACTAGGAGTAACAGAATGGTTCTCATGATCTCTGCCTGTAGCAGGTGCATCCTTGGAAGGTGATGCACCATCATCTTTCAGGTGTAAACTCGTATCAGAAGCAtcctcatcttcctcttcttcgaACACACTTGCTGACAGAAATCCAGGTAACTGAAACATAGCATTGCTGAAACCAACACAAAACACAAGATGCAGGCATATGAGATCTATGAAAATATAAAGTTCGCAAAGTATGAGATGTAGACTAACCCATTCAGATCCTGTTATACAGATTTCAAATCAGATATTGTTATCACAGTAATCAGGTTATACATTGGaggtttaaatttaagtttccAACTCAAGTCACAAGTTAAATAAGTAATACAGTAACTTATACGAGTTTTGCAGACAATGTCAGAATAGTTGTCAAAGTATCACAGGGTAAAACagcaaaacaaaaaataagagaaaaatctacattctactttttctttaaatttttagtgTATTAAATGTTGGGCAAACCATGAATTGTTCCATGTTGAAGACTATGAAGTAAGAAGCCTAATGTTGCACAACAGTGTAAAATGACGTATTAACCAGAGTCCTGAATGAAAGCAGTTTATAAAACATGCCTAGCTAGTAACACTAAATCATCACAACATTCAATTAGTGCTTAGGGCATGTGCTTAAGAGTCGGGAAATGCCAAAGATACTTATAATCTGTATAATAATCATGACATGATAGAAAAACAAttagaaaacaaaaacaaaacattacTTAAAAGAGCAACTAGTAATTTCTAGACCTTCCATATTCATCAACAACCATGCCTTCCATTTCTctaataggatcatcaatagaTCGTTCAGCTCGGGAAGGGCGTCTTAGTGGGATTGATGTATCATCATTTACCACTCCAAAGTCATCCATGTAGCGACGAAGAATGGATTCTGGCAAGATTTTCCTCTCGAGCCACAAACGCAAGACCTGAAAGAGGATACTCAGTACTTTGTAACAAAGTCTGACGACTCACTTTTAGTTACAGTATAGTCACCTTCCGACACTGACGACGATTTTCCTGAGCACCAGCACCAGCAGGAGCAGCAGCTCCAACGAGGCGGGGCAACGCAGCTTGAACAGTAGAGACATATGAGACCCCTGCATTTCATGAAGAAGATTTAGTCGAAGACAGGTTCATCACAAAGAAACCCATCGGGATGGTGATGAGTGTGATGTAAAGCAAAAGCGGCTGCATAACTTTATTTTGATGTATGGCTGGAGCAGGGTAAGTTGGGGAATAAGAAGACAATGGGAATAAAGATAGACAAGATATTTTAGAGGGCATCATTGTAAAGAAATGATCCAAGTTCCAAACCCCGGTTAAAGTATCCACATACTAAACaattcatttctctttttggtcCCCTGCGTCTGTGTACTAGTCAGAGTATTCTGTGTGAACAGTTTAATTTTGAACTTCCTGTACCTCTTTGGGTGTGAGAGCATTGGGTTATTGAGTCAACAAGGAAAAACAGATCCACTCTGCGATGTAAACTTGGTTCATTTTCTAACTTCTGTATAAGAAGTTCCACAACCTGCATGAGAATCAAATTTCAGAATTTCTATTTCCAAGGAATATATAACAAGTAAATTAATGATGTAGAAAAGGCAAACATGAACATTTAGTAACTAAGCACAAGTCAAAGGCAAAGTACCTAAAATCAAGATTACCCAACTTAAATTGTCTAATAGGAGGGAAAACATCTATGTTCAACTACAGATTTTAAATACATTGGTGGCTGTTTCATATGgattttaaatacataaaatccTATTTTAAACTAACTTTTTAGTGAATTTGGCGCGGATTGGAATCTTCTTTAAAGCtgagtgaatttttttaatctatttataTCAAATCCTTCAATCCGGACACAACCTAAAAAGAATAACCATGACGAACTAGAAATCCTAATTTACAGtacggaaaaaggaaaaaaggagTCAGCTAACTATAGTAATTAAGTCTTCCATCAGATTTCAGAACTCCTAAGACAAATTATTCTATACCATACCCTTTTAATTGGAATGAAACGAACATGTGCCAGTTAGCTACCTCATTGGCGAGTCCGTACTTTGCACAATCAATTGCCAGTCTAGTTGCACGTGCAATACTCTCTTTGGTCCTTGATAGTGTCTCTATCATCCCTTCAAAGGTATCACGAGCAACAGCTGCCTCAGTACCCCCACTTAGAGAGCTCCCAGTGCCTGGATGACCAGAGCTTACCCTCCTCtcctcaagctcatcattctcATGTTGATGACTAGATTGGACTTGATGAAGATTGGCGGAAGGAGAAATCGGATGTGCTCCTAAAATATCCAGTTGGAGTGTATTCCTTGCTTCATACACCAAAGCAGCAGGTGCAGGACTAGGTCCCCGTCCAGCCATCTCAATGTCAGgaatagaaaaaagaaaagggtTTCCATGGGTATTTTGAAAGTGTGTCTGTTTCTTTCTCGCCTGAGCAGCAGCAATAAGATTTTTCATTGACATGACGGAGTCGGATGTTATTGAGTCAAATGTGTGACTTGTTTTGCGGTCTTTGCTAGCATTCAGCCTGAGCAATGGAAAATAAAGcttaagaaagaaagaaacacaAATACTAGTCCCCATAATATCAAGCGTTTTTCATTACCTTTCTTTAATTGACGTGATGTTTTCCTTTGAAGCCCCAACCACAGAGTCATTGATCCGGGAACCTGATTTCAGAGTAGTATACTTTCTCTCTCCAGAAGAAGGTTGCTTGCTTCTTTCACTTAGCAATTGATTAGGAAATAAGTTTGACCTATCAGACGATGCTGCATTCTTGTTGTCTCCTGCTGAAGTTTTTTTCCTAAAATCACTACTAGGTGCCTTGTTGGGTTGCTTGCTTTCCAGTTCTCCTGACACTCTCCCACCACCAACAGATTGGAGGGGGCTTTTAGGAGAAACTGAAACTGGTTTAACCTCCATTGGGGCTAATTTCTCAGAGTTCATCTGCTGTGGACTAGGAGATACATGTGCTGATGAATCTCCCGTCCTCTTCTCCATACCCTGTTGAGCAGCTGGAGATAGCAGCTTCTTCATCACTCCATTATACTGTACCTGATCTTTTAACCCATTTTCAACTTCAACtgaatttcttaaaacttggaGATCATGGACAAATTTCTCACCATGTGTTACAGATTTCTTTTTTGTATCTGATAGGCGTGGTACAGACACCTTACTAGTAGTTCCTCCGTGAACTGGAGTTTTAGGcaactcatcatcatcatcatcatatatGCGGACAGATCTACGCTTCATCGGTAACTGCACAACTGGAGATATGACTTCGCTAGAAAGTACTTTGTCAGTCTTGTCTGATACAAAAGTTTCCAATCTATTTTCAGATAACAAGGCAGATGCACACATTGTTTCCAGTTCCTGGCGATGGCGCTTTATTGGGGGGAGATCATTGTCAGATTCAGAGTTACTAATAATTGGAGGTCTAATGGACTGGAAGACATCAGCCTTCCCGACTGATGTAAACCTTTTAGGCTCTTTGCTAGGCATTTTGTCATCAAGAACATTAGGACCACTAGAATCAGCAATTTTTGAGATTTTGGCAGGAGATGATACTTCATTTGTATGAGACCCTTTCTTTTCATTGCcatgctggaccttcatcttttTCCAGGTAATAGCATCACTATGTGACTCAAAATTTACTTTAGCATCCTGTTGACCATCATGTACTGCCTCAGATTGCCTTTTTTCTTTCACCGACAGCTTTTCCTTCTTCTGACTAATAATATCTAATCGTAATTTTCGGATATCAGGTGATGAAAGTTTCATGCCCTCACCTGAAACAAATTTTCTTCTCATCGCATCTCCTTTATGATCATGAGAAACAGCTGATCCACCACTTCTATGTACTGCACCCGGAGATTTTTTCTTTGACCCCATAGCCAGCTTTGGTCTGTGTCCATTTGTCAATTTTTTCTGGCTACCATCAGTTGATCTGCCTTTTACTCTTTTATCAAGAGGATCTTCCTTCTTAAGAAAATGGTGTGAAGGGCTAGAAACTGATAGTGAATCCTTTGAAGCATTGTTGTTTGAAGAGATCTTATTGCTCTTCCGCAAAGATACAGGAGCGGACAACCTACGATTCACATCGTCAGACAAATAAGGCTTTACATCTTGACATTCCACCGCATCTTGCTTGTGCGGACAATGCTCTAAGCCAGAGCCCGGATCATCATACTCTTTAGTCTCCAACTTGCATTCTGGCGCAATCCCATTGTTTTGACTAATATCCAATGCCTCTTCTACCATTGGATCAACAGAATGTGCCTCAGGTGGATGAGTTTGTATGCTGTTATCATCTCCAACATCACTTCTTTTTTGCTGCAACTCTTCAAATTCTTCACATATTTCCTTCACCGCTTGAGCAAAGTATTTAACAGTCTTACCCTGGCATCGAGCTGACAATTTATTTTTCGCTTCATTGGTGAATATTTGGATATCCACAGGAGCAACAAAAGCTCTATTGCCGgagaaaaacaaggaaaaaatttaaaattaaactattttAGAAAACCATTTTTGTTATTCCCTATCCAGTATGccaaaaaaatacaattaagaGCAAAACTGAATGAACGAAGAAATAGCATTATATGATATCCCTTCAAAAAATGGGTAAAATCCCTTTGGCCTTTCTTGAGTGTTCTGCTGCGAATTTTTAAGTCTAGTAAATGTCTTCACGAGACACATATCAGAGCATATCAGATCACATTTAAGTCCAAGTGATGAAGTGAACATGCAAACCACACCCATAATTCCATACATATTATTGCAATAACTCAGGAACTTTCCCCATCGAAGATAATTAACCATCAGTACCAACTTTCTTATAATGAGATGCTTCCACATCCGCATTAATGAATTCAAAAACCCAGTTATGCGTTCCTTCATGAACATATTTTGGGTTTCTAGTCACAAACACAATAAATTATCCAAAAGTAAAAGGAGCATGTGAAAGCAAATTACTTAGATCCTGCTTTCTTTTATCAGATAGAAGATGATTATTAGTAGTAGTTTTGTACCCTCATCTTAATCATTAACTAATTTGGCTTTAATGTTTTTCAACGAATCTGTACCATGTTCTAAAGATAATTAGTAGTTCCATGAGACATTGACTTTAAATCAATTGTTTCCTGCGAGTGATACAGCAAGTAGATATACAAACACAACGCAGTAAATTAATAGATTAGTGCAAAACGTAAATTTTGTACATCCTACATAAAAGTGGGCCGCCAATATAAAGTAATTTTATTAGGTACATGAGACTTTCCAACAGTGTAAAAGAGCACACGGTACTTTCAATAATTCTCTAATTTACTTGCAAGGTAGACTTAATATCATATGAAAGCTGAGTTTCTAGTTTCTACAAGCGCACTGTCTAATTCTATGCATCTGTCATCTTTTGAAGTACTACGTATACACTTTAAAATACTAAGATAACTATAGGAGTCTACTAAAAATTTAGTGATACTGATGTTAACAGAAATTCAGCAATATGAGAGATGTGCCAATACAAAGTGTCATGAGTACAATTTCTTATGTGACATTTATGCACCTGCGGCCTGCCAAGTAAAAGACCTACTTCCAGTACATAAAGCAAAAGTTTTCCAACTTCATGCTTACAAAAGTTTATCAAGTTAGGATGGGAAGCCATTTCAAGCATGAAGCAAGGAGATAGGAGCTAACCTGTTActcttcatattttattattattattgttttacttttttgtcGTCTATGGTGAAATTGAAAAGAATAGACAATTGTATTTTTCAAAGCACCATAACAACACAAAAGGGTTTCAGGAACTTTGTACTCCCCTCAAGTAGTAACAGCTTTCTTTATGTTCTTAGCAGGCTAAGAAAGGCTCTGAGCACATATAACTAACGCCAACCAAGTCCCTTTACCACTAGTACAAGTAAGTGAAAACATAGAGAGGAAGTACTCACATTTCTGCTGTACCAAAGAACTGGACAAAGCACTTTTTAGGATCGGGAGCACGCTGCCAGTCTTCAGGTCGGCTGATCTGAACTTTGAAGCTCATCAGTGAACAATTCACATAAGGTAAAACAGAATTAATAAGGAACAGGCACAATTACCATCATTTAGCCAAGTTAAGCTAACCAAGGCACAACAAAGAATGGAAAAGCAAGATAAGCAGCACCAAATTCAGATATCGTAACTGCCAATATTAATATTGATGTTTTGTTTGCCTTTAACCAAATCTGTAAGGAAACTAATAAAACCTTGACACTAGTATACTAATACATGTGGCTTTGGAACTAAATATGTAAAGACACATATGCGCCTGCTCAGCAAATAAATACATGAAAATAGCATATCCATGACAATTGATCATAATTGACCGAAATCCCAAAGACCTACATATGAGCAACATCGGATTCATCGTGTACTAAGAGTTCAAGATGTCAGATTCTCGAAATAATAATCCCTAATCTCCCTCGGAAAGGCTAGTTTCAATCAAACTTAGCAACTAAATGCAACTCCAGAGAGTGAAGACTAAGCCAATGGCAACCAAACAAATTGAGATTCcaatagaagaaaaattgaaTACTCGCGGTAGCCGATAACTACTCCGCGACAAATGAAGCGAAAGCGGGCGAAGAAAACAAATCAAGCAAAGCAACAAAGTGAACAAGAATGTACCTTGGCAGGCCAAGCGGGGAAACCCTTAACTTTGGCGAGGACGAGATCGCCCAAACCCAAGTCGTTCTTCGACTTAACCCCCTTGGCTCCGCGCCTGCGCCCCGGAGCCATGACCCTCCAATTCCAACTTATTTCGCCCCTATGGTTGAGCAAGCAATTAACGGCGGAACAATCGGAAGAACCCTAGCGAAAATAACAGATGTCAGGGGGCAGCAGGCCCCCAAAAA is a window of Salvia splendens isolate huo1 chromosome 3, SspV2, whole genome shotgun sequence DNA encoding:
- the LOC121794598 gene encoding ENHANCER OF AG-4 protein 2-like isoform X7; this encodes MAPGRRRGAKGVKSKNDLGLGDLVLAKVKGFPAWPAKISRPEDWQRAPDPKKCFVQFFGTAEIAFVAPVDIQIFTNEAKNKLSARCQGKTVKYFAQAVKEICEEFEELQQKRSDVGDDNSIQTHPPEAHSVDPMVEEALDISQNNGIAPECKLETKEYDDPGSGLEHCPHKQDAVECQDVKPYLSDDVNRRLSAPVSLRKSNKISSNNNASKDSLSVSSPSHHFLKKEDPLDKRVKGRSTDGSQKKLTNGHRPKLAMGSKKKSPGAVHRSGGSAVSHDHKGDAMRRKFVSGEGMKLSSPDIRKLRLDIISQKKEKLSVKEKRQSEAVHDGQQDAKVNFESHSDAITWKKMKVQHGNEKKGSHTNEVSSPAKISKIADSSGPNVLDDKMPSKEPKRFTSVGKADVFQSIRPPIISNSESDNDLPPIKRHRQELETMCASALLSENRLETFVSDKTDKVLSSEVISPVVQLPMKRRSVRIYDDDDDELPKTPVHGGTTSKVSVPRLSDTKKKSVTHGEKFVHDLQVLRNSVEVENGLKDQVQYNGVMKKLLSPAAQQGMEKRTGDSSAHVSPSPQQMNSEKLAPMEVKPVSVSPKSPLQSVGGGRVSGELESKQPNKAPSSDFRKKTSAGDNKNAASSDRSNLFPNQLLSERSKQPSSGERKYTTLKSGSRINDSVVGASKENITSIKERLNASKDRKTSHTFDSITSDSVMSMKNLIAAAQARKKQTHFQNTHGNPFLFSIPDIEMAGRGPSPAPAALVYEARNTLQLDILGAHPISPSANLHQVQSSHQHENDELEERRVSSGHPGTGSSLSGGTEAAVARDTFEGMIETLSRTKESIARATRLAIDCAKYGLANEVVELLIQKLENEPSLHRRVDLFFLVDSITQCSHTQRGVSYVSTVQAALPRLVGAAAPAGAGAQENRRQCRKVLRLWLERKILPESILRRYMDDFGVVNDDTSIPLRRPSRAERSIDDPIREMEGMVVDEYGSNAMFQLPGFLSASVFEEEEDEDASDTSLHLKDDGASPSKDAPATGRDHENHSVTPSDRRHCILEEVDGELEMEDVSGHQKDERPTMTNDTIELASLDLKPDSGRESSSNTSSEWLPSPDGSPPLPPGSPPMTPPLPSSPPPPPPPPELPYSPPPPPPTIVQHPFPQPPVEPPQPPVGPAPQAGPTPPVGPPLRPADPSPTGPPLRPAGPSPPVGPPPHLHPPPPLGPHPPPFGPPPLLGPVPLISQQLFPSQPSLVSHNKTPLQSLPLSPRSSYRPHPLPREVSATPTDQLVDFREINRPMWFLLFMGLIWMHLLEGKYHHNNHLVFLLLGSAMHENMLAIIRLGMWNMERMILI